A stretch of DNA from Allomeiothermus silvanus DSM 9946:
CTGAGGGGTTCTTGTCCTTGCTTCTGGCCAGGGCCCCTTTTCCCATCCGGGCCATCCAGGTGGATGGGGGCAGCGAGTTCATGGCCGAGTTTGAGGAGGCCTGCTGTGCTCTGGGGATTGCCTTGTTTGTGCTACCGCCGAGGAGTCCTAAACTCAATGGTCACGTGGAGCGGATGCAGCGGACCTTCAAGGAGGAGTTCTACACCCGGCCTTTGCCCACCCCGCTCAGCGAGCTGCAGGCAGAGCTGGATACCTACCTGGACTACTACAACCGCCGAAGGCCTCACATGGCCCTGGGGGGTCTTGCTCCGCTGGAGTTTTTGGCTAAGATGCAAGAGGAGTCGGTTCCTCAAAGAGTCTCAAATGTGTTGACCGATTACAGGGCTTGACAACACCTAGAGGGGTTGCTACACTACTCGGTGCTGCTTGAGGGAAACCGATAGCGGGCGAACCTTGAAAAGGAAGATCAGCAAGCGAGGTTCCGTCAATAGGTGTGTAAACCTGCTCAGGCAGCGACCTCCTCCTGGGTGACCTCGATGCCGTCCTCGTAGCGCACCCCGGCGTGGACCTTGGCCAGCAACTCCGGGGCATTCAACCGCCGGAACCTCTTTTGGGCCACCATCAGCATCTTCCAGATCACTGCCGTGGCCCGTTCCACCTTCTTGAACCGCTTGGCCGCATCCGTCCGCAGCCGCAGTGCGGCGAAGGGCGATTCGATCACGTTCGTGGTCCGCAGGTGGCGCCAGTGCTCCTTGGGGTACCGGTAGAAGGTCACCATCCGCTCCCAGTCCCGCCCCAGCGTCTGCGCCGCCTTGCCGTAGCCGTGCCGGTGACACCAGGCCTCGAACTCCTTGCCCTTCCGTTCCGCCTCCGCCCGGGTCGGCGCGTAGGCGATGGCCCCCAGCATGGGCTTGGCCACGGCCTGCTGGTGGCGCGGCAACTGCTCCAGCACATTGAGCACCTTGTGGTTCCAGCACCGCTGCTCGTCGGCCTCCGGCCACACGTTGCGCAGTGCCCCCCAGATCCCCAGGTGCCCGTCCCCGATCACCAGCCGCGGCGCGTTCATCCCCCGCTCCCGCAGGTCCCGCAGCACTTCCGACCAGCTCTCCACCGACTCCCGGTACCCGGGTACGACCGCCACCACCACCTTGCGGCCATCCGACAAGGCGGCGATGGCCACCAAGAGCGCCGCCCGCTCGCGCTCCAAGCCCGCCTTCACGTACACCCCGTCCACCCACAGGTAGACCACCGCCCGGTCGTCCAGCCGCTGCGTGCGCCAGGCCTCCCACTCCGCCTGCCACCGCTCCTTCAGGCGGGCTACCGTCCGGGCCGAAAGCGCCGCCTCCTCTCCGAGCAGCCCCCGCAGGGCCAGGTCGAAGTCGCCCTCGGCCAGCCCGTGCAGGTACAGCTCGGGCAACAGCTCCGAGACCTCCCTCGTGCGCCGGGCGAACAGGGGGAGAATCCGGCTCTCGAACCGCTCCTCCACCCCCCGGACCCGGGGCCGCCGCACCTCGATGGTGCCCATGGAGGTCGTCAGCTTCCGCGGCTTGCCGTAGCCGTTGCGGTAACCGCACGCATCGACGGCCGCCCGCCTCTCATACCGGGCACGGCCCAGAAATTCCGTCACTTCCTCCTCCAGCAGCCCCTGCATCAACTCCCGGATCTTCCCCCTCAGCCAATCCCGCAACGTCTCCCAGGTGGGAGATGACGAACGGGCCTCAAGGTGTTCGCCTATCGGCGAAGCAGCCACTTTGGTACGCTTCCCCATGGCGGTGTGCCTC
This window harbors:
- a CDS encoding IS256 family transposase, with amino-acid sequence MGKRTKVAASPIGEHLEARSSSPTWETLRDWLRGKIRELMQGLLEEEVTEFLGRARYERRAAVDACGYRNGYGKPRKLTTSMGTIEVRRPRVRGVEERFESRILPLFARRTREVSELLPELYLHGLAEGDFDLALRGLLGEEAALSARTVARLKERWQAEWEAWRTQRLDDRAVVYLWVDGVYVKAGLERERAALLVAIAALSDGRKVVVAVVPGYRESVESWSEVLRDLRERGMNAPRLVIGDGHLGIWGALRNVWPEADEQRCWNHKVLNVLEQLPRHQQAVAKPMLGAIAYAPTRAEAERKGKEFEAWCHRHGYGKAAQTLGRDWERMVTFYRYPKEHWRHLRTTNVIESPFAALRLRTDAAKRFKKVERATAVIWKMLMVAQKRFRRLNAPELLAKVHAGVRYEDGIEVTQEEVAA